GATCTGATCAACAAGATCGACACATTCATCGCGAATTACAACCAGTCCTGCCAGCCGTTTACTTGGACAGCTACAGCAGACTCCATCCTCGAAAAACTCGCCAGACTATGCGGGCGAATTAACGGGACAGGACACTAGATGAGGGCATGCAGTGGTTTGGCACGCCGACCGGCAGGCGTGGACGCAGCCGAACCTTCTCGGACGCAGCAATCCAGTTCTGCCTGAGCATCAAGTGCCTGTTCGGCCAGCCCTTGCGACAGGCGCTGGGCATGGTGCAGAGCCTGCTGCGGCTGGCAAAGCTGGACTGGCCGGTACCTGACTTCAGCACTGTTTGCCGGCGCCAAAAGACCTTGCAGGTCGAACTGAGCTACCAGCGAACCAACTCGCCGCTGCAGTTGCTGGTGGACAGCACCGGCATCAAGTTCCTGGGCGAAGGAGAGTGGAAACGCAAGAAGCATGGTGCTGAATACCGGCGCGAATGGCGCAAGGTCCATCTGGGCATCGACGCGCAGACGCTGGAAATACGCGCCATCGAGGTGACCAGCAACGCCATTGGGGATGCGCCGATGTTGCCCGGGTTGCTGGCTCAGATTCCCACTGACGAATCCATCGAAAGCGTCAGTGCCGATGGCGCCTACGACACGCGCGCCTGCCTGGACGCCATTGCCGAGCGGCACGCGATGGCGGTGATCCCGCCCCGCAAGAACGCCAGCCATTGGAAGAAGTCGAGTCCGGGCTCGGCGCATCGTAATGAGGCCATTCGGGCGTGCCAGCGCCTGGGTCGCGGCATTTGGAAGAAGTGGAGCGGCTACCACCGGCGCAGCCTTGTGGAGACGAAGATGCACTGCTTCAAGCGACTGGGCGAACGGGTGATCGCGCGCACGTTCGACCGCCAGGTTGTGGAGCTGCATGTCCGCGTGGCCTTGCTCAATCGGTTCAGTCAGATCGGCCGTCCTCACACCGTGTCGGTGACTGCTGTGGCATAGGTCCGTCTGGGGTTGGGGTCATGCCGTCTGCAATTCGATTTGTGCAACAGCGCCTTCCGAGAGCGCTGGGTCCTGTGCCGAGTCCATCCCCGACCCGTAAGCGTAGGGACGCATGCTCTCCACGCTGGCGATGGCCTGCGAAGCCGCCTCGGTGCCAACCAGTTCGCCCAGCACGCCGTTCTGGCCACGCGAGTGCAACGCCTCCAGGTTCCATTGCACGGTGTCTGCCGCAGTGGCCGTCGCCTGTGCAATGGAGGCCTGCGTCAGCCGCGCTTCCTGCGCGGCGGCAGAGAGCGCGGGTGCGGCAGCGGTGCCGCCAGCAGGAAGCACCACCGTGCTGGCGAGCTCCGCCGCAAGGGTGGATTCGGCATAGCTTTCCTTCCAGGGTGTCACGCCCTGTGTGCCCTGGAAGCGCCACGAAACGGCGGGGGCGTTCTGGTTGTTGTTGCTGCTCATCGGGATTCCTTTCGTTGTCAATGGATCTGTAAAACCCACGCCCATCGCTTCACAGCCGCGGCTGTGCGATGGCTCGCAGGAGGTGTTTCGTGGTGCGGACACGCTGTCTGCCTGTGCCACGTTGGAAGATGGCAACCGATGGCAGTCCCGTGCGTCCGTTGTGCCGTCAGCGTTCCCTCAAGCTCTCGCTGCCCGCCCGCTGGATGGGGCTGAGCAGGTATTCGATGACCCGCCGCTGCCCGGTCTTGATTTCCGCGGTCAGGCTCATCCCCGGCGCCAGTCGGATGGGCTTGCCGTCGACGTCGATGTGGCTCTGGTTCAAGGTGATCAGCGCCGGGAAGATCGCGCCGCGCTTTTCATCGGTGACCGCGTCCTGCGTCACCTTGTCCACCGTGGCCTTCACGGTGCCGTAGCGCGTGAACGGGAAGGTCTCCAGCTTGATGGCCACCTCCTGCCCTGGCGCCACGAAGCCGATGTCCTTGTTTTCCAGGGTCACCTCGGCGCTCACGCCGGCGCTGTCGGGCACGATCACCATCAGCGCCTGGGCCTGGGTGACCACCCCGCCCTCGGTGTGGGCGGCCAGTTGCTGCACGGTGCCAGCCACGGGGGCCGTGAGCGTGGCGAGGTGCTCGCGCTGGGTGGCCTTGGCCAGTTCCTGGCCCGATTGCTGGCGCTTCAAGTCCGCCTGCGCCTGGCGATCGCTCAGGGCGCGGCGGGTTTCGGCCAGGTAGGCGCCACGGGCCTGCTCGGCCTCGCGCAGGGCGGCTTGGGCCTCTTGCAGCCGGGCCTGCTGGGTGGCCAGGTCCCGCTCCTGTTCGATGCGCTCGCGCGTGCGGTCCTGGTTGGCGTGGCCCGACACGAAACCCTGGCTGGCCAGGGCCTTGAAGTCCTGCTCGCGCTGGCGCGCGATGGGCACGGTGGCCTCCAGCTTGCCGATCATGGCGTGCACGGTGGCCATCTCCGCCTGGCGGCGCTGGCGTTCTGCGGCCAGCTTGGCCAAGCGCGCGGTGATGTCGCTCCACTCGGCAGCCAGGTAGGCATTGGCCTCTGCGGTTTCTTCCCGGCTCCATTCGGCGGGAAGGTCCTTTGCGGTCAAACGGGCCACCACCGCATTACCAGCAAGGTTCTTTTGCTCCTGATTCGATAGCATCTGCTGCAGTGCCCGGCTGCGCACCCATTCCGAATCTGCGGACCGCCGCGCTTCGTGGAAGCTGGCCTTGTCGGCCCGCGCGGCGGTGGGGTCCAGCTCCAGCAAGGGCTGGCCGGCCTGCACGTGGTCGCCGTCCTTGACCAGGATGCGGCGGATGACGCTGTTCTCCAGCGGCTGCACGAGCTTGGTGCGGTCGCTCACGATGACCCGCCCGGGCGCCACGGCCACGATGTCGATCTTGCCGAAGATGGCCCACAGCAACGCGATGGCGAAGAGCGCCATCAGCACGAAGGCGATGCGCCGGGGCGCCGGGTGGACCGGCGTTTCCTGCAAGCTCAACGCGGCAGGCAAAAAGGCCTGCTCGTCCGCCAGGCGCGAAGGGCCGGCCAGTTCGGTGCGGTGCGCCCAGGCGGCACGAAACACGGCGCGGTAGCGGCCCAGCAGTTCAATGCCAGGGTGGCGCTGCGTTTGGGGTTTGGCGACGGGGGCACTCGCGGGGGCATTCCCAGGGGTATCCGACGGCACGGCGGCGCTGGCGATCACGGTGTCCGTCATGCGATCGCTCCTTCGGCAGCGGGAGCGGCCTTGCTGCCGTCCTGCATGCGCCACAGGTGGGCATAGAGGCCCTGCTGCCGCTGGATCAGCGCATCGTGGGGCCCGGCCTCGACGATCCGCCCCTTGTCCATGACGATGATGCGATTCGCATGCCGCACGGCGCTCAGGCGGTGGGCGATGATG
This region of Acidovorax sp. GBBC 1281 genomic DNA includes:
- a CDS encoding HlyD family type I secretion periplasmic adaptor subunit, giving the protein MTDTVIASAAVPSDTPGNAPASAPVAKPQTQRHPGIELLGRYRAVFRAAWAHRTELAGPSRLADEQAFLPAALSLQETPVHPAPRRIAFVLMALFAIALLWAIFGKIDIVAVAPGRVIVSDRTKLVQPLENSVIRRILVKDGDHVQAGQPLLELDPTAARADKASFHEARRSADSEWVRSRALQQMLSNQEQKNLAGNAVVARLTAKDLPAEWSREETAEANAYLAAEWSDITARLAKLAAERQRRQAEMATVHAMIGKLEATVPIARQREQDFKALASQGFVSGHANQDRTRERIEQERDLATQQARLQEAQAALREAEQARGAYLAETRRALSDRQAQADLKRQQSGQELAKATQREHLATLTAPVAGTVQQLAAHTEGGVVTQAQALMVIVPDSAGVSAEVTLENKDIGFVAPGQEVAIKLETFPFTRYGTVKATVDKVTQDAVTDEKRGAIFPALITLNQSHIDVDGKPIRLAPGMSLTAEIKTGQRRVIEYLLSPIQRAGSESLRER